In Hydractinia symbiolongicarpus strain clone_291-10 chromosome 4, HSymV2.1, whole genome shotgun sequence, the following proteins share a genomic window:
- the LOC130640820 gene encoding NADH dehydrogenase [ubiquinone] 1 alpha subcomplex subunit 12-like produces the protein MSKLVQWIREQQNVLKHVGGYSNAFRRLLRECNVRVGTLVGEDKYGNKYYENDSYIVGRNRFVVFPYEGRMEYDGSQIPPEWHRWMQHSTDQPPSTHPPTPRKFFLDHERNLSGSKDAYVPYSTTKPKIEAWKPLLK, from the coding sequence ATGTCTAAACTTGTACAGTGGATAAGAGAGCAGCAAAATGTGTTGAAGCATGTTGGTGGATACTCAAATGCATTTCGTCGTTTGCTACGAGAATGTAATGTAAGGGTAGGCACTCTAGTTGGAGAGGACAAATATGGAAATAAATACTATGAAAATGATAGCTACATTGTTGGAAGAAAcagatttgttgtttttccaTATGAGGGAAGAATGGAATATGATGGTTCCCAGATTCCTCCTGAATGGCATCGTTGGATGCAACACTCTACAGATCAGCCACCCTCAACACACCCACCAACTCCAAGGAAGTTTTTTCTAGACCACGAGAGGAATTTATCTGGCTCTAAAGATGCTTATGTACCTTATTCAACAACAAAACCAAAAATTGAAGCATGGAAACCTTTATTAAAATAA